Proteins co-encoded in one Aspergillus flavus chromosome 2, complete sequence genomic window:
- a CDS encoding putative GNAT family acetyltransferase: MGELMYGITLFTLRYTYCTIMANINPFRSRRLAYRAVEDTPEDDDFIHSIQSDPLSYATSNSTLLKPQTKRDTLNGYKKHLMEDALLAVIILLPTQNVHDQPGTAGPPQEIWTSIGIIALKKDEPGHGHHRKSSISIDIAKPYQNHGYGSEAIEWVVDWGFRKAGLHRIAVEAFSYNPGATRLYERLGFQFEGRQREAIWYDGDWHDLLIFGMLDREWKTQQQKKSKKGSSEQF, from the exons ATGGGTGAACTAATGTACGGCATTACGTTG TTCACATTGCGATATACGTATTGTACCATAATGGCCAATATCAACCCTTTTCGGTCCAGGCGACTAGCTTATCGAGCCGTTGAAGATACaccagaagacgatgatTTCATTCACTCCATCCAGTCTGACCCCCTATCGTACGCGACTTCAAACTCGACACTGTTGAAACCTCAAACGAAGCGTGATACATTAAATGGCTACAAGAAACATCTCATGGAGGATGCACTTTTAGCAGTTATCATTTTACTACCAACCCAGAATGTCCATGATCAGCCTGGTACGGCCGGCCCTCCCCAGGAAATCTGGACGTCGATCGGGATTATTGCTCTCAAAAAGGATGAGCCGGGTCACGGCCATCATCGCAAAAGTTCTATCAGCATCGATATTGCCAAGCCCTATCAGAATCATGGCTACGGAAGCGAAGCGATTGAATGGGTGGTAGATTGGGGGTTTCGGAAAGCTGGCTTGCACCGCATCGCAGTTGAAGCTTTCTCTTATAACCCGGGCGCAACGCGCCTCTATGAGCGCTTGGGATTTCAATTCGAGGGACGCCAAAGAGAGGCTATCTGGTACGATGGAGATTGGCATGATCTGTTAATCTTCGGTATGCTGGAC